The genomic DNA AACAATGTTCTGAATGTAAGACAGAGTAACATAACTCTGGGCTGCAGCTGTTGCATCAAGGAGAAGATTAAGCTTTGCTTCTCCTTTAAAATAGTTTTTCTCAAAATCAGGATCAAAAACAAGACCAACAATGATCTCCCTGTTGTAAATCGCTTTATTCAGCTCTTCCTGAGAGTTAAACCTGATCGGCTCCTGAAATTCAGGCGGGTGGAGGTGAGAAAGGATCTTTTTTGAAATAATCCCGTCTGTATAATCAACATAACCTACAGAAACATTTCTCGGTTTTACCTCAAAACCTTTACCTGCTATATAAACATCAATAGTAAAAGAGTACAAAACAACAGCAACAAGCCCCCAGCTTCTAAAAAACATTATCAGTTCTTTAAACAAAATAGCAAAAAAAGCTCTCATCTCAGTTCCTTTTTCAAAAGAAAAATTCCTAAAGCCAAAAGCCCAAGAGCATACAGCAGTAAAATCATGAAATAAAACAGGTTTTTCTCTGAAGCAAACCCCTGCCCGATCAGAAATGTGTCGTAGATTATGTGGTTAAAATACATAACAGGGAATATGTGAGCCTCTATAGAAGCCTCACCTTTCATTGCAGAAATAGGCATAATAATTCCTGAGTATAAAAAACCCGGAATTACAGTAATTATAATAGTTAGGATTATAGCAACTATCTGTGTTCTCGCCACTATTGAAACAAGAAGACCTATACCTACGCTGATCATCACATAAACCTCAGAAGTAATCCAGTAAGTTAAAAAGCTTCCCCTGAAAGGAACTCCAAACAGGTATGTTGCCCACAAAAACATCACAAAGATATTTATAGAATGGAGTAAGAAAGGAGGTGTAAGTTTCGCAATAACAAACTCTGATTTTTTAACCGGTGAAGAATAAAAATTAAATATAGTTCCTCTTTCCTTTTCTCTAACTATTACAAGTGCAGACAAAATGGCAGGAGCTACCAGCAGAACTATTCCTATAAGTCCCGGAACGATAGCATCTTCATCTCTCATAGATTGGTTAAAAAGGTTTCTTTGGTTTACTGTTATCAAGCCTGTTTTATCAGGAGGAAGCAGTTTTGAAGCTTCGTTATAAAGCAGACCTTCTGCATAACTCTGAATCGTCAAACCTCTAAAAGGAAATGATGCATCTATGAATATTCCTATCTCAGAACCGATGCCTTTTAGCAGATTTTTTTCAAAACTTTCCGGAATAATAACGATCACATCTATTTTTGCTTTTTTCATAAGTGAAAGGGCTTCTTTTTCAGAGATGTTTAATACCTTTGGAGAAAAATATTTTGAATGCTCAAAAGCAGAGATTATCTGGTAAGAAAGCTTTGATTTATCATAATCAAGTATCACAGTTCTGACATCTTTTACTTCCATCTTTATTCCGTAGCCGAAAAGAATGAGTATCATGCTTGGAAGCAGATAAACAAGAATTATCAGCCTTGTTCTAACAAGCTCTGTAAATTCCTTAAGTATATAAGCCTTTATAACACCTGCTTTCATACCTATAACTATAAACCTGCTTTAAAATAAAATAAACAGGAATATATTAATTCACATAAATTTCACTAAGTGTGGAGTATTTTTTAGGATATGAAGATATTAGTAGTTGAGGATAATGTAGAGCTTAACAATACGCTTAAAGAGATACTTGAGATAAACAACTACCTTGTTGATACCGTTTATGATGGTGAGCAGGCTTTAGAGTTTTTGAACCTTTATGATTATGATCTTGTTGTTTTGGATATAATGCTCCCTAAGATTGATGGATACAGGGTCTGTCAAATAATGAGAGATAAAGGAAATGATACCCCTGTTTTGATGCTGACAGCGAAGGACACAACACAGGACAAGGTAAAAGGTCTTGATATTGGAGCTGACGATTACCTGGTTAAACCTTTTGAGATTGACGAACTTCTTGCCAGAATAAGAGCATTGATCAGAAGGGTTTCAACGGAAAAATCAAACACGGTCAAAATCGGAGAGATAACGATAGATCTTGAAAAACGAGAGGTTTACAGAGACGGCAAATCCCTTATCATAACTCCTAAACTTTTCTGTATTCTTGAACAGCTTATCAGAAATAGAGGAAAGGTGGTCACATACGAAAGTCTTATGAACAAATGCTGGGATATAACAGACTACCCTTCAAGGGAGACGGTAAGGGCAAACATAAAACTGCTTAGGAAAATACTTCAGGATAAAGATATTATCCAGAATGTTTCTGGGGTAGGATACAAAATAGAATGAAATTAGATCAATTTCTAAAAGCCCGCTTTAAAATAACTCTACTTATTTCTTCAATATCAACCTTAATACTTGCTGCTTTTTCAGGTAGTATTTACTACTTTTATAAAGAACAGATCCTTTATGAAATATCTGATGAGCTGAAAAGTTTAGCCTTTGAGGTATCAAAAGCTGTTGAAAACCCTGTTGTTGACTTTTCTATTGTGAAAAATGTTGATATACCGGATGACACTTATTTGTGTGTTTATAATTATGAGGCAAAAATGGTTTTTTATAAAAATAAACTATGCGATATTGATAGATTTTCTCAGGGTTTTTCCATAAAAGGCTATGATGTGCTTTTTGGCAGTGCCATAAAGAAAAACGGAACTTTATACTATGTGTATGTTGGGAAAAATCTCAGTAAGGTTCTTGCCAATTTGGAAAAGCTAAAACTTATCCTGATCTATGCAACATTTGTTATATCAACAATTATTTTAGTGTTTTCATTTATTATCTCAAGAAGAATACTTTCCCCAATCAAGGAAACATTTGAAAAACAAGAAAGATTTACCCAAAATGTTTCCCACGATCTTAGAACCCCGCTAACTGTAATATCTACTAACCTGTATCTGATAAAGCAAAAAGGCTTTAAAAACATTGAGAAAAACATAGAAAACATCACAAGAACTGTGGATTACATGAAAAACCTTGTTAATGATCTGCTGTTTATCAGTCAGATCGGCGAAAAAGAGAAAAAAAGTGTAAATGTTAACGACATTATAAAAAAACAGCTCTCAATCTTATCTCCTAAAATAGATGAGAAAAATCTGGGTATAGT from Persephonella sp. includes the following:
- a CDS encoding ABC transporter permease, whose amino-acid sequence is MKAGVIKAYILKEFTELVRTRLIILVYLLPSMILILFGYGIKMEVKDVRTVILDYDKSKLSYQIISAFEHSKYFSPKVLNISEKEALSLMKKAKIDVIVIIPESFEKNLLKGIGSEIGIFIDASFPFRGLTIQSYAEGLLYNEASKLLPPDKTGLITVNQRNLFNQSMRDEDAIVPGLIGIVLLVAPAILSALVIVREKERGTIFNFYSSPVKKSEFVIAKLTPPFLLHSINIFVMFLWATYLFGVPFRGSFLTYWITSEVYVMISVGIGLLVSIVARTQIVAIILTIIITVIPGFLYSGIIMPISAMKGEASIEAHIFPVMYFNHIIYDTFLIGQGFASEKNLFYFMILLLYALGLLALGIFLLKKELR
- a CDS encoding response regulator transcription factor, with product MKILVVEDNVELNNTLKEILEINNYLVDTVYDGEQALEFLNLYDYDLVVLDIMLPKIDGYRVCQIMRDKGNDTPVLMLTAKDTTQDKVKGLDIGADDYLVKPFEIDELLARIRALIRRVSTEKSNTVKIGEITIDLEKREVYRDGKSLIITPKLFCILEQLIRNRGKVVTYESLMNKCWDITDYPSRETVRANIKLLRKILQDKDIIQNVSGVGYKIE
- a CDS encoding HAMP domain-containing sensor histidine kinase, which translates into the protein MKLDQFLKARFKITLLISSISTLILAAFSGSIYYFYKEQILYEISDELKSLAFEVSKAVENPVVDFSIVKNVDIPDDTYLCVYNYEAKMVFYKNKLCDIDRFSQGFSIKGYDVLFGSAIKKNGTLYYVYVGKNLSKVLANLEKLKLILIYATFVISTIILVFSFIISRRILSPIKETFEKQERFTQNVSHDLRTPLTVISTNLYLIKQKGFKNIEKNIENITRTVDYMKNLVNDLLFISQIGEKEKKSVNVNDIIKKQLSILSPKIDEKNLGIVFKEEDKIIIEANESDMEKMFFNLLDNAVKYNYKNGEIIITIKKKTVSIKNTGKIIDKENINKLFERFYREDKSRTSEGCGLGLAIVKEIADYYKLKIKVRVEGMHNEFIVKF